One stretch of Prunus persica cultivar Lovell chromosome G1, Prunus_persica_NCBIv2, whole genome shotgun sequence DNA includes these proteins:
- the LOC18792719 gene encoding uncharacterized protein LOC18792719 encodes MSATGSHTNKTSQKKDRPQIIKLNKALELAKKWVNDMTEPAEDEHFEIQSRPARLGLGAKVPRPSKFVPSDDPLERKLHYKLDAGRRAAAKIAEESAAASAASDDDDDEDLDSRTKAFEKKRPAAPVTPSLGGKKRKKVNHNTLVRS; translated from the exons ATGTCGGCAACGGGTTCTCACACCAACAAGACGTCGCAGAAAAAGGATCGTcctcaaataattaaattgaataaagcTTTGGAACTG GCTAAAAAATGGGTTAATGACATGACTGAACCAGCAGAAGATGAGCATTTTGAAATACAGAGTCGACCTGCTag GCTTGGACTAGGTGCTAAAGTTCCCCGGCCATCCAAATTTGTACCTTCAGATGATCCCCTTGAAAGGAAATTACACTACAAATTGGACGCTGGAAGAAGAGCTGCTGCCAAAATTGCCGAGGAGTCCGCCGCCGCATCGGCTGCTAGCGATGATGACGACGATGAAGATTTAGACAGCAGAACCAAAGCGTTTGAGAAGAAAAGACCTGCAGCTCCGGTGACCCCATCGTTAGggggaaagaaaaggaagaaagttaACCATAACACCCTTGTCagaagttaa